The DNA sequence GCTGGTACGTCGTGATCGACCACGGCGGTGGCTGGCAGACCCGCTACATGCACATGATCGAGCGGCCGCCGGTAGCCGTTGGGCAGTGGGTGGCGACCGGCCAGCAGATCGGCCGGGTCGGCAGCACCGGCAACTCGACCGGCCCGCACCTGCACTACGAGCAGATCCGTGACGGGGTCCGCAGCGAGGCGTGGTTCAACGGGGTCCCGTCCGGCATCACCTCCGACGGCAGCCCGCACACCGGGCCGCTGTACGTCGCAGGCCCCGTCTCGGCGCCCCGGAACGTGACCAGCAACAACTGCGGCACCACTCCCCGCCAGGCCTGGGAGGCGGCCAGCAACGCCGGCTGGCGGGCCCTGCCGGTCGGTGGCAGCGGCGGACCGGTCACCGGGTCGGCGACCGCCGCGATCACCCTCGGCGGCACCAAGCTGCTCTACACCGTCAACAACGGCAACGTGTACGAGGCGGCCAGCAACGCCGGCTGGCGCAACCTGTGGACCGGGATCTCCGGCGTCAGCGGCAACGCCCTGGCCGCGATCACGGTCGACGGAGTCAAGTACGTCTACACCGTCGCCGGCGGAAACGTCTACGAGGCGTCGAGCGCCAACGGCTGGCGCAACCTGTGGACCGGCATCTCCGGTGTCAGCGACAACGCGCTCGCCGCGATCAACGTGAACGGCGTCAAGTACCTCTACACCGTCGTCGGTGGCGTGGTGCACGAGGCGTCCAGCGCCAACGGCTGGCGCAACCTCAACTCCGGGATCGGCGGCGTCAGTGCCAGTGCGCTGGCGGCGCTGAACGTGGGTGGGGTGAAGCACGTCTACACCGTCGTCGGCGGGATGGTGCACGAGGCGGCGAGCAACAACGGCTGGCGCAACCTGAACTCCGGGATCGGCGGGGTGAGCGGCAGTGCGCTGGCGGCGCTGAACGTGGGTGGGGTGAAGCACGTCTACACCGTCGTCGGCGGGGCGGTGCACGAGGCGGCGAGCAACAACGGCTGGCGCAACCTCAACTCCGGCGTCGGCGGCTCGGCCGTCTCCGCGATCACCCTCGACGGGGTGAAGATCCTCTACACCGTCTGACCGTGCCGGTGCGGCCGGCTCGGCACCGGGCCGGCCGCACCGGGCGACGTACGGCTAGGCGGCAGGCTCGGCGGTGGCCGTGCTGGACCGGGCGGTCAGCGTCGGGACGAGCAGGGTGGCGTCCGGTACGCCGGCGCCGGTCAGCTTGCGCATCAGCAGCGACACCGCGTTGCGGCCCACCTCCTCGGCCGGGATCGGCACCGACGACAGCCCCGGGCGGGTGCGCTCGGCGACCTGGTCCGGGCAGATCGCCACGACCGACACGTCCCGGGGGACCCGCCGGTCGAGCATCGGTAGCACCGCCATCACATGGTCGACCGCCGCCTCGTTGTGCACCACGATCCCGGTCAGCGCCGGGTCGCCCGCGAACAGGTCGACGAGCGCCTCCCGTACGGCGGGGTAGTGCTCCTCGCACGGCCGTGCCACGGCGGAGACGCCGTGGTCGGCGGCGGCCTCCAGGAAGCCGGCGCGGGTGCGGTGGGCGAAGCCGGTGTCGCGTTCGTAGACGACGCCGGGGGCGCCGAGCAGCGCCAGCCGGCGGTGCCCGAGCCGCACCAGGTGGTCGACGCACAACGCCCCGGCCCGGTGGAAGTCGAGGTCGACGCAGGTCAGGCCGCGCGCGTCGGCGGGGAAGCCGATCAGCACGCTGGGCCGGCCCAGTTCGCGCAGCACCGGCACCCGGGGATCGGTCATCTCCACGTCCATCACCACGACGCCGTCGACCATCGCGCTGGCGGCGATCCGGCGCAGCCCGTCCGGCCCCTCGTCGGCCGTCATCAGCAGCACGTCGTGGTCGACCTGGCGGGCGCTGGTGACCACCGCGGTCACCAGCTGCATGAGCACCGGCAGGT is a window from the Polymorphospora rubra genome containing:
- a CDS encoding M23 family metallopeptidase, whose protein sequence is MASKPVRLLTSAFLALATAAAATFATVGATAVVATPAHAAGPRPHFQLPFPCGETWRLATYYGHDDYDVDMTFTGGGSSGRPILAAYGGTVTFAGWGSSAGWYVVIDHGGGWQTRYMHMIERPPVAVGQWVATGQQIGRVGSTGNSTGPHLHYEQIRDGVRSEAWFNGVPSGITSDGSPHTGPLYVAGPVSAPRNVTSNNCGTTPRQAWEAASNAGWRALPVGGSGGPVTGSATAAITLGGTKLLYTVNNGNVYEAASNAGWRNLWTGISGVSGNALAAITVDGVKYVYTVAGGNVYEASSANGWRNLWTGISGVSDNALAAINVNGVKYLYTVVGGVVHEASSANGWRNLNSGIGGVSASALAALNVGGVKHVYTVVGGMVHEAASNNGWRNLNSGIGGVSGSALAALNVGGVKHVYTVVGGAVHEAASNNGWRNLNSGVGGSAVSAITLDGVKILYTV
- a CDS encoding LacI family DNA-binding transcriptional regulator, whose amino-acid sequence is MTSPDPAAAPKRADMVTITDVARHAGVAVSTVSYVLSGKRAISATTRQRVLASISALGYHPNAGARALASRRANVIALVLPLRTGMHLPVLMQLVTAVVTSARQVDHDVLLMTADEGPDGLRRIAASAMVDGVVVMDVEMTDPRVPVLRELGRPSVLIGFPADARGLTCVDLDFHRAGALCVDHLVRLGHRRLALLGAPGVVYERDTGFAHRTRAGFLEAAADHGVSAVARPCEEHYPAVREALVDLFAGDPALTGIVVHNEAAVDHVMAVLPMLDRRVPRDVSVVAICPDQVAERTRPGLSSVPIPAEEVGRNAVSLLMRKLTGAGVPDATLLVPTLTARSSTATAEPAA